The genomic region CTTTTTCAAGTTGAGACTGTTTGATAGCAGCTATTGTCTCTCCACCACCAACGACCGAGAGTGCGCCAGAATCGGCTATTGCTTTGGCCATTTCTAATGTTCCATTCGCAAACAAACTAATCTCAAAGATGCCCATAGGCCCATTCCAAAGAATTGTAGCCGCTTTAAAAATAAGTTTTGAAAAAGATTGAATGGTTTGTGGGCCGATGTCAACAGCCATTAAATTCTGAGGAATACCCTGAATAGTGCTTACAATTTGGATTTTTGCATTATCCTTAATTTCTTTAACAGCAATGACATCTTGCGGAAGCAGTAGGGGTACGTTTTTTTCTTTTGCAAACCTCATGATCGTTTCTGCTTCTTTTAAAAACTCTTCTTCATATAGAGATTTTCCAATTTCTAGGCCTTGGGCCTTTAAAAAAGTAAAGGCCATCCCCCCACCAATCATCAGAGAATCAACCCGCTTTAATAAGGAATGAAGAACTCCGATCTTGGTGGAAATTTTTGCTCCCCCTATGAGCGCTGTAAAAGGCTTTTTAGGACTTTGCAACAGTGACCCCAAAAAATCAACTTCCTTCTCTAGTAAAAACCCAGCTGCCGCACGATCGGGAAACAGCTGTGGTAAATTAAAGGTAGAGCTATGGGCGCGGTGCACAGTACCAAAAGCATCTTCAACATAATAGTCGCCTAACATCGCTAAGTTGCGAGCAAAAGAGAGATCGGTCTCAGGTTTTTCTTCTGCTGGGTAAAATCGCAGGTTTTCTAACATAAGGATGTCTTGCGGCTTTAAATTTTTTGCTAATTTTTTTACCTCTTCCCCAACACAATCTGGAGCCATTATAACAGGGGTAGCGAGCAATTTCGCTAGTTCATGAGCACAGGGGGCTAAGCTTAATTTAGCTTCGCGCTTACCCTTAGGACGCCCCACATGGCTTAAAAGAATCACCGCACCCCCCTGCTCTAAAATGTAGCGGATGGTGGGCAAAGAAGCAAGAATCCGGGTGTTATCTATGACTTTTCCATTTTCATCTAAAGGGACGTTAAAATCCACCCTGAGCAAAACTTTTTTGCCTTTTAAGCCAAGCTCTTTCACCGAAAGTTTTTTCTTCATAAATCTCTTTTTGCTACAACAACAATAGGGCATCTTAAAAAAAATCACAGCCTCATTAAATAAAGAATAACCTTCCCTGTCAAGGAATTATGGATATCGGCGAGCTTCGTAAAGAATATACATTAAAGAATTTGCACAGAAAGGATTTACATGAAAATCCCTTTCAACAATTTGATGTATGGTTTCGCGAAGCGTTAAAAGCACAAGTCACCGAACTCAATGCGATGGCGCTTTCTACAATAAGTCTTGAGGGGACGGTCTCGAGCCGTATGGTTTTATTAAAATATTATGATGAAAGCAGCTTTGTTTTTTTTACTTATTTAACGAGTAGAAAAGCAACACAGCTAAAGACAAGACCTCAGGCGGCACTTCTTTTTTTCTGGAAAGAGATCGAACGGCAAATACAGATTGAAGGGACTATTAGGCAGATCTCTCATGAAGTGGCTGCTGCCTATTTTCAAAAACGCCCGCGCAATAGCCAACTTGCTGCATGGGCATCTCATCAAGATGCTAAGATTCCTTGCCGCAAAACTTTAGAAGAAAATTTTCAACATTACGAAAAGTGGTTCAAAGGCCAAGAAGTTCCTATGCCAGAATGGTGGGGAGGCTACGAGCTACAGCCTATCCGCTTCGAATTTTGGCAAGGTCGTCACAACCGTCTCCATGATCGTTTTCTGTACCTCAAAAACGAGAAAGATTGGCGAATAGAAAGGCTTTCTCCCTAAAAATCATAAGGCAGCAAAAGGGTTGGCAGCCTGAGAAAATAAGTTTCCGCTTTTACGCCTTTTAATTTCTGAGCGAATGGAGAAAAGAAGA from Chlamydiales bacterium STE3 harbors:
- a CDS encoding Phosphoglycerate kinase (Product derived from UniProtKB/Swiss-Prot:Q3AFD1;Gene name derived from UniProtKB/Swiss-Prot:Q3AFD1;EC number derived from UniProtKB/Swiss-Prot:Q3AFD1) codes for the protein MPYCCCSKKRFMKKKLSVKELGLKGKKVLLRVDFNVPLDENGKVIDNTRILASLPTIRYILEQGGAVILLSHVGRPKGKREAKLSLAPCAHELAKLLATPVIMAPDCVGEEVKKLAKNLKPQDILMLENLRFYPAEEKPETDLSFARNLAMLGDYYVEDAFGTVHRAHSSTFNLPQLFPDRAAAGFLLEKEVDFLGSLLQSPKKPFTALIGGAKISTKIGVLHSLLKRVDSLMIGGGMAFTFLKAQGLEIGKSLYEEEFLKEAETIMRFAKEKNVPLLLPQDVIAVKEIKDNAKIQIVSTIQGIPQNLMAVDIGPQTIQSFSKLIFKAATILWNGPMGIFEISLFANGTLEMAKAIADSGALSVVGGGETIAAIKQSQLEKAITHLSTGGGATLEFLEKGTLPGIEALTSVP
- a CDS encoding Pyridoxine/pyridoxamine 5'-phosphate oxidase (Product derived from UniProtKB/Swiss-Prot:B1WR90;Gene name derived from UniProtKB/Swiss-Prot:B1WR90;EC number derived from UniProtKB/Swiss-Prot:B1WR90), yielding MDIGELRKEYTLKNLHRKDLHENPFQQFDVWFREALKAQVTELNAMALSTISLEGTVSSRMVLLKYYDESSFVFFTYLTSRKATQLKTRPQAALLFFWKEIERQIQIEGTIRQISHEVAAAYFQKRPRNSQLAAWASHQDAKIPCRKTLEENFQHYEKWFKGQEVPMPEWWGGYELQPIRFEFWQGRHNRLHDRFLYLKNEKDWRIERLSP